TACGCACGCCCGTCCCGCGCATCGCCAGGAGCTTGCCGATACCACATCATTCACCTGTCTCGGCCACGGGCCGGCCGGGCGACAGGAGTACCGTGCAGTCTCGCCATTCCGCGTATGACCGTGCCGACACCGCATTGCGGTGGCCTGCGCCGCGCGCCATCCGACGGCATTGCGATGCAGGGCCCATCCCGGGCAAGCCGGATCGGCCTGCCGTGCTATCGCACCGCAGCAAGCACTTTGCAGACAGCTGTGTCAAAACTATAGGGATTTCGGCATGCCACAGGGCAGCGCTGACGCGCGTCGCGCCCGGTGATCCCGTTGCATCCGGTGACCTGGGGGCACGACCCGCACAGCTTCTCTGCAGCGACGCGGCAGGTAGTCATTCGCGGAACACCTGGCGTAGCACCGACGCGCCACGCAGCGCTGCGAAGGCCCGGCCGGCGCAGGCGCGTCGGCGGGATATGCACGGGTTCGGCCAGACTGCCGCATAGGGTAGGAGGCACGTCCAGACGTTGACGCAAACGCATCGCCGAACCGGCCCGGTGGCCGCCAACCGTAAGAACCAGGTACTTCTCCCTGCAGGCGGCCGGCAGTGACAGGAAACGGCATGACGCTATCGACGCCGCAGCAACCGACAACATGCACAACGATTGCAGTACAGGAGATCTACCGTGTCCGCGGATCAACCGCACATCGACATTTCGCCGCCGATATCCCGCGCGGAAGCCGTCGCCGTCGCCCTGGAGCGCCACGGATGGTGCTGCTACCCGGATTTCATTGATCCCGCGACCGTCATGGCGCTCGCCGCCGAATGCCAGGAGCTGGACCGTCGCGGCAACCTGCGCCCGGCGACGACCGGACGGGCCCCGGGCCGGCATGCCGGCGTCCTGCGCGGCGACCGCACCCATTGGTTTGAAGCGCCCGCGCTCAGCGACGCGCAACGCGTTCTGTGGGGCCGCCTGCAGGCGCTGCGGCATGTACTCAACCGGCGTTTGATGCTGGGCCTGGAAGAGCTGGAAGCCCACTACGCCCTGTACCCGCCGGGAGCCGGCTACGCCCGGCACTTCG
This genomic stretch from Tahibacter amnicola harbors:
- a CDS encoding 2OG-Fe(II) oxygenase, producing MSADQPHIDISPPISRAEAVAVALERHGWCCYPDFIDPATVMALAAECQELDRRGNLRPATTGRAPGRHAGVLRGDRTHWFEAPALSDAQRVLWGRLQALRHVLNRRLMLGLEELEAHYALYPPGAGYARHFDRFRDDDARVVSSVIYLNHDWKSDDGGALRLHLPDGPYDIAPRGGMLVMFLSAEIEHEVLPALRNRLSVAGWFRRRSLT